The Mya arenaria isolate MELC-2E11 chromosome 16, ASM2691426v1 genome includes a window with the following:
- the LOC128222607 gene encoding calmodulin-beta-like, protein MAKVEITDELRDEYRSAFDMFDKDGDGTITTKELGTVMRSLGQDPSEQELVDMINEVDMDGNKTIDFDEFCLMMKKRSSEQNADDDLRDAFNVFDNDGNGYISMSELRQVMINLGEEMTDEEVLEMLKEADIDGDGQISYDEFVRMMTNKD, encoded by the exons ATG GCTAAAGTTGAGATTACAGACGAATTAAGGGACG AGTATCGGTCGGCGTTCGACATGTTTGATAAGGACGGGGATGGGACAATCACGACCAAGGAGCTGGGCACCGTAATGAGGTCACTAGGACAGGACCCTAGCGAACAGGAACTCGTTGACATGATTAACGAGGTCGACATGGACG GCAACAAGACCATTGACTTTGACGAGTTCTGTTTGATGATGAAGAAGCGGTCGTCAGAACAAAATGCTGACGATGATCTCAGGGACGCCTTCAA CGTATTTGACAACGATGGTAACGGCTACATTTCGATGTCGGAGCTGCGCCAGGTGATGATAAACCTCGGGGAGGAAATGACTGACGAGGAGGTGCTCGAGATGCTCAAGGAGGCCGACATCGACGGCGACGGGCAGATCAGTTATGATG AGTTTGTGCGGATGATGACGAATAAAGACTGA
- the LOC128222606 gene encoding calmodulin-alpha-like isoform X2, which translates to MVDRLTDKDVKEYRRVFDEYKGRTEEVEYRHLEKMLNKLSQQPDELEMESIYEHLDIYCNGSLSFPHFLTLMANRFSVEVLDSKARKKQQEADDLLSEMKEAFKVFDGDGNGYISQAELKHTLHKMGERLMEEEIDEMMMEADTDGDGQISFPEFCRLVRIQEMEDNPGSQMSQNINVTPSQIASALSGIQEVDD; encoded by the exons ATG GTCGACAGACTGACGGATAAAGATGTCAAAG AGTACAGGCGAGTGTTTGACGAGTACAAGGGCCGGACTGAGGAGGTGGAGTACAGGCACCTGGAGAAGATGCTGAACAAGCTGAGCCAACAGCCGGACGAGTTGGAAATGGAGTCCATCTACGAACACCTCGACATTTACT GTAATGGTTCTTTAAGTTTTCCGCACTTCCTGACGCTAATGGCGAACCGGTTTAGCGTTGAGGTACTGGACTCTAAAGCGCGCAAGAAGCAGCAAGAAGCAGACGACTTGCTCAGCGAGATGAAAGAGGCTTTCAAGGTCTTTGACGGGGACGGCAACGGTTATATAAGCCAGG CGGAGCTGAAACACACGCTTCACAAGATGGGTGAGCGACTTATGGAGGAGGAGATCGATGAGATGATGATGGAGGCAGACACGGACGGCGACGGGCAGATCAGCTTCCCAG AGTTCTGCCGGCTGGTACGAATACAGGAAATGGAGGACAATCCCGGAAGTCAGATGAGTCAAAACATAAACGTCACCCCCAGTCAGATCGCCTCAGCCCTCTCAGGAATACAGGAAGTGGATGACTAG
- the LOC128222606 gene encoding calmodulin-alpha-like isoform X1 translates to MSTSRKTRRKNGVDRLTDKDVKEYRRVFDEYKGRTEEVEYRHLEKMLNKLSQQPDELEMESIYEHLDIYCNGSLSFPHFLTLMANRFSVEVLDSKARKKQQEADDLLSEMKEAFKVFDGDGNGYISQAELKHTLHKMGERLMEEEIDEMMMEADTDGDGQISFPEFCRLVRIQEMEDNPGSQMSQNINVTPSQIASALSGIQEVDD, encoded by the exons ATGTCTACATCGCGTAAAACTCGTAGGAAAAATGGA GTCGACAGACTGACGGATAAAGATGTCAAAG AGTACAGGCGAGTGTTTGACGAGTACAAGGGCCGGACTGAGGAGGTGGAGTACAGGCACCTGGAGAAGATGCTGAACAAGCTGAGCCAACAGCCGGACGAGTTGGAAATGGAGTCCATCTACGAACACCTCGACATTTACT GTAATGGTTCTTTAAGTTTTCCGCACTTCCTGACGCTAATGGCGAACCGGTTTAGCGTTGAGGTACTGGACTCTAAAGCGCGCAAGAAGCAGCAAGAAGCAGACGACTTGCTCAGCGAGATGAAAGAGGCTTTCAAGGTCTTTGACGGGGACGGCAACGGTTATATAAGCCAGG CGGAGCTGAAACACACGCTTCACAAGATGGGTGAGCGACTTATGGAGGAGGAGATCGATGAGATGATGATGGAGGCAGACACGGACGGCGACGGGCAGATCAGCTTCCCAG AGTTCTGCCGGCTGGTACGAATACAGGAAATGGAGGACAATCCCGGAAGTCAGATGAGTCAAAACATAAACGTCACCCCCAGTCAGATCGCCTCAGCCCTCTCAGGAATACAGGAAGTGGATGACTAG